TTGGCTACTAGTCGTTATGTCCTTTCATTTCGTTCTCAACAACCCCCTTTGCACAACAGAAAAATTACTAGTACATGTGAAGTTAACTTAGGAGAAGTACCAGAGATGTAGATAAATCAAACAAATGCAAAAGATATTCCAGTTGATCCTTATATAACTGGCATGTCCATATTTCATGAGAAAGATGAACAATGAGGAACTAagtttagaaaaaataaatatcaaaaAGGAAACTAGGGGTTATCAACTCAAGTATAATCTACAGagtaagaaaaaagaaaaccaaGATGAAATGTTGCATATCACGAAAATAAAACCAGATACCCCTTTCTTCCGCAATGGGCTTGGTGAATCAAATTGCCTGATAATTTGCTTTAGAAGTCCTCGCTTGGGTTCCAGTAGAAGCTTTCTTCCTGCTTCTTTCTGTGATATGTTTACAAGTATAGAAGCCACATGCTCAAAGGGATCATCACCTAGTAAGGATGAAAAAGAGCACAAAGGTTAAGCCATCAAATAAGACAAATATTTGGGTTCTGAACTACACAAAGAATGTCCAGAAAAGTATTACAACTTGTTTGAAATTCCTATAATCCGTGTGAAGATATTGAAATGACACATTACAGAAAGGATGGAAGGAAAAACTCACCTTTCCTTTCACTAGATGAAGCACAAAATGATCGAACCAGCTTCATGATGTACAGACCTTGCATCTTTTCATCTCCATTCTGGAATCCAGGATAATATTTGCTATATTTATTTTGGTTAACCAATCTTTCAGAAACTGGGATACAGTAAACTCCGACAGAATTTCAACAACAAAAACACACTTTATGACCCATAACTATTTTGCAGAATATAGTACAATTATCAGTATATGGTTACTCAACTAAACAATTTTCCTATAGTGCAACACCAAAAATAAAAGGACAAATGGAAAAGCCAAGGAGATGATAATGGCAACCTGAAGTAAAGATTCAATTCCAGCATCCAGTTGTGTGATATTGACAATTAGCATGACCAGTAAGTGTTTTATGTCACAGTCTATTTTGTACAGCATATCCATCACAATTTTGACGATACCCATCTCAACCATCTTTCCCGCTAAATCTGGAACTTGCGACAAATTAACAAGGGCTTCTGCGGCAGGTTCAGACACTTCCTGAACGAATGAATGAAATCAAATGTTACAAAAGAACTAACAGCAATCCAAATACAACATTGTCTAAATTTTCCATTCAGACGAGAAAACCAAATAGCCAATCAAATCTGTCTGCACGATAAATAGTCCGACGGACTTAATTGAATTGGATATATGCCTTTACTGGTCAAACATTCAAACTAGAGAGGAAGCAGAAACTGCATTTAGTTCAAGACAAGTTAAACAGTGAGGAGCATATTCTCACCTAAAGGCAGCTCTCAACGATTTACATTGACCAAATAATAGGTGGATTTAAACAACATTCAAAATCACTTTAAACTTCTTTCCCATGCCTTGATTTTCCATTCAGCCAATTTTAGACACTTCACCAAAATAAGTGACCTAAATTTAATTCTTCATATCCTCATAATTTAACTATTAAATACGAATTCTTCAAGCCTCTCCCAAAAAATCGTATACTGGAGTATTAAACAAACAAATTAAGGATCAAGCTCATCAACTCCTTTTATCAACGAGAAGTTCAGCAGAGTAGAACCTTTTTCTCAGCAAGGAGGCGGCACAGCGACGGAACGGCGACGGCGGAATATTTCCCGAGAGACTGTAGTCCATCTTCTGAACCCGTATAATCCCGAAAAATATTTACCGCGGCCTTTTTAATCTATATTGCAAAGACAgtaataaaaatcataaattgaGCAAAAAAAA
The genomic region above belongs to Salvia miltiorrhiza cultivar Shanhuang (shh) chromosome 5, IMPLAD_Smil_shh, whole genome shotgun sequence and contains:
- the LOC131025213 gene encoding uncharacterized protein LOC131025213 translates to MATELEELIGFLSHDSPPIKKAAVNIFRDYTGSEDGLQSLGKYSAVAVPSLCRLLAEKKEVSEPAAEALVNLSQVPDLAGKMVEMGIVKIVMDMLYKIDCDIKHLLVMLIVNITQLDAGIESLLQNGDEKMQGLYIMKLVRSFCASSSERKGDDPFEHVASILVNISQKEAGRKLLLEPKRGLLKQIIRQFDSPSPLRKKGVSGTIRNCCFEAENQLQNLLLVSEFLWPALLLPVAGNKIYSEQDTSKMPPELGSALSIEREAIADPEICVQALDAIYLLVLQEAGRRAFWSINGPRILQVGYENEENPQVMEAFERVGSLLIQENGVDADSTQAS